In Leisingera sp. NJS204, the following are encoded in one genomic region:
- a CDS encoding GNAT family N-acetyltransferase, whose product MAVVPEVLLHKGCYRARLAAGAADVAAAQALRALCFRTGGTDCDAYDAACVHVLVEEVRTGALVCCFRLLVLRGGAELGRSYSAQFYDLPGLQGFQGRMAELGRFCIHPDWHDPDILRIAWGAVTVFVDAKDVRMLFGCTSFAGTATAEYLDAFALLKHRHLAPPCWRPQVKAPDVFRFAARLRRKPDVKKAMLHMPPLLRTYLLMGGWVSDHAVVDACMNTLHVFTGLEIGAIPAARKRLLRAVAG is encoded by the coding sequence ATGGCAGTAGTGCCGGAGGTGCTATTGCACAAGGGGTGTTACCGCGCGCGCCTGGCGGCGGGGGCTGCGGATGTGGCTGCGGCGCAGGCGCTGCGCGCGCTGTGCTTTCGCACCGGCGGCACCGATTGCGACGCTTATGATGCGGCCTGCGTGCATGTGCTGGTGGAGGAGGTGCGGACTGGTGCTTTGGTCTGCTGCTTCCGGCTGCTGGTGCTGAGGGGCGGCGCGGAACTGGGCCGCAGTTATTCGGCGCAGTTCTATGATCTGCCGGGGTTGCAGGGGTTCCAGGGCCGGATGGCGGAGCTGGGCCGGTTCTGCATCCATCCCGATTGGCACGACCCGGATATCCTGCGCATTGCCTGGGGGGCGGTAACGGTCTTTGTTGATGCAAAAGATGTGCGGATGCTGTTTGGCTGCACGTCTTTTGCCGGCACCGCCACGGCAGAATATCTGGACGCTTTTGCATTGCTGAAACACCGGCATCTGGCGCCGCCTTGCTGGCGGCCGCAGGTGAAGGCGCCCGATGTGTTCCGCTTTGCTGCGCGGTTGCGGCGGAAACCGGATGTGAAAAAGGCGATGCTGCATATGCCGCCGCTGCTGCGGACCTATCTGCTGATGGGCGGCTGGGTCAGCGATCATGCGGTGGTCGATGCCTGTATGAACACGCTGCATGTGTTCACCGGGCTGGAGATCGGGGCCATTCCTGCTGCCCGCAAGCGGCTGCTCAGGGCGGTGGCCGGGTGA
- a CDS encoding GNAT family N-acetyltransferase, with translation MFDSAPDPGMPPSATRRPPLRALQQSPEFARALMACGQDPLLLEGTLVLQRRLPGGLRLAMVNRADLSNPAPLMAALRRRGLGHTPLILSPETPAPQLARLGAVPLVTPAHAALWDLTGTPDQRRAALHQKWRNRLNHGESQGLRLTRQNLPHDVRHWLFAADAKQQTARGYRSWPIALTLAYARENKGQAKLFQAFEGKDHVAAILILTHGSSATYHIAHTTARGKQLSAHPMLMWEAASWLANKGICRLDLGLIDTSRAAGLARFKLGTGAKAHRLGGTWGLWPPLGRLLRPLALLDRQQMDA, from the coding sequence ATGTTCGACAGTGCCCCCGATCCCGGTATGCCCCCATCGGCAACCCGCCGCCCTCCGCTCCGCGCCCTTCAGCAATCGCCGGAGTTTGCCCGCGCGCTGATGGCCTGCGGACAGGACCCGCTGTTGCTGGAGGGCACGCTGGTGCTGCAGCGCCGCCTGCCCGGCGGGCTGCGTCTGGCGATGGTGAACCGGGCGGATCTGAGCAACCCCGCCCCCCTGATGGCAGCCTTGCGCAGGCGTGGACTGGGCCATACGCCGCTGATCCTGTCGCCGGAAACACCGGCACCGCAACTCGCCCGCCTTGGTGCGGTACCGCTTGTCACCCCGGCGCATGCAGCGCTTTGGGACCTGACCGGCACCCCCGACCAGCGCCGGGCAGCTCTGCACCAGAAATGGCGCAACCGGCTGAACCACGGCGAATCCCAGGGCCTGCGCCTCACCCGCCAGAACCTGCCGCACGATGTGCGCCACTGGCTGTTCGCCGCCGACGCCAAACAGCAAACCGCCCGCGGCTACCGCAGCTGGCCCATCGCCCTCACCCTTGCCTATGCGCGTGAAAACAAGGGCCAGGCCAAACTGTTCCAGGCATTCGAGGGCAAAGACCATGTCGCCGCCATCCTGATCCTCACCCATGGCAGCAGCGCCACCTACCACATCGCCCATACCACCGCGCGCGGCAAACAGCTCAGCGCCCATCCCATGCTGATGTGGGAGGCCGCATCCTGGCTTGCCAACAAGGGCATCTGCCGCCTTGACCTTGGCCTGATCGACACAAGCCGCGCCGCTGGACTTGCCCGTTTCAAACTCGGCACCGGCGCCAAGGCGCACCGCCTGGGCGGAACCTGGGGCCTTTGGCCGCCGTTGGGCCGCCTCTTACGTCCCCTTGCGCTGCTGGACCGGCAGCAAATGGACGCTTGA
- a CDS encoding YceD family protein, with product MSDSTALRVADLPQNTPTAFEIVPDKADLAALAAELGVTALRKTRFKGEIKARGKRDWQLTGSLGATVVQDCVVTLEPVTTRIEENIRLTYLSRMEIPDEAEAEMPEDDSTEALGSHIDPGAVMAEALALHIPVYPRKDGAELGEAVYTKPGTAPMRDEDARPFAGLGALRGLLKDED from the coding sequence ATGTCTGACAGCACCGCACTGCGGGTGGCGGATCTGCCGCAAAACACCCCGACCGCCTTTGAAATTGTCCCGGATAAAGCAGATCTGGCCGCATTGGCAGCCGAGCTGGGCGTGACCGCCCTGCGCAAAACCCGCTTTAAAGGCGAGATCAAGGCGCGCGGCAAACGCGACTGGCAGCTGACCGGATCCTTGGGCGCCACTGTGGTGCAGGACTGTGTGGTGACACTGGAGCCGGTGACCACGCGGATTGAGGAGAACATCCGCCTCACCTACCTGTCCCGTATGGAGATTCCGGACGAAGCCGAGGCGGAAATGCCCGAGGATGACAGCACCGAGGCGCTTGGCAGCCATATTGATCCGGGCGCCGTGATGGCCGAGGCGCTGGCGCTGCATATCCCCGTCTACCCGCGCAAAGACGGCGCTGAGCTGGGCGAAGCGGTCTATACCAAGCCCGGCACGGCGCCGATGCGCGACGAGGATGCCCGCCCCTTTGCCGGTCTTGGCGCGCTGCGCGGGCTGCTGAAAGATGAGGATTAA
- a CDS encoding beta-ketoacyl-ACP synthase III — protein sequence MTRRAVVVGTGHYLPERVVENAEFEATLDTTDEWIRSRSGIERRHFAAEGETTSDMAAKAAERALADAGLTAEDVDAIIVATSTADLTFPSAATMVQSKLGMTKGFAFDVQAVCAGFVYALSNANALIASGQAERVLVIGAETFSRIMDWTDRGTCVLFGDGAGALLLEGQEQPGTNRDRGILSTDLNSDGRYKDLLYVDGGVSTQSTGHLRMQGNQVFRHAVEKLASTANTALDKAGLAAADVDWIVPHQANIRIIQGTAKKMGLSMDNVVVTVQDHGNTSAASIPLALSVGKERGQIKEGDLIVTEAIGGGLAWGAVVVRW from the coding sequence ATGACGCGACGCGCGGTAGTTGTTGGCACAGGACACTATCTCCCCGAACGGGTGGTTGAAAACGCGGAATTCGAAGCCACGCTGGATACCACGGACGAATGGATCCGCAGCCGGTCTGGCATCGAACGCCGCCATTTCGCCGCCGAGGGTGAGACCACATCGGATATGGCCGCCAAGGCAGCGGAACGCGCTTTGGCCGACGCCGGGCTGACGGCTGAAGATGTGGACGCCATCATCGTGGCAACCTCCACCGCCGACCTCACCTTTCCTTCCGCTGCCACTATGGTGCAGTCCAAGCTGGGCATGACAAAAGGCTTTGCCTTTGACGTCCAGGCGGTCTGCGCCGGCTTTGTCTATGCCCTCAGCAATGCCAACGCGCTGATCGCCTCGGGCCAGGCAGAGCGGGTGCTGGTGATCGGCGCCGAGACCTTCAGCCGGATCATGGACTGGACCGACCGCGGCACCTGCGTGCTGTTCGGCGACGGCGCCGGCGCGCTGCTGCTGGAAGGCCAGGAGCAGCCCGGCACCAACAGGGACCGCGGCATCCTGTCGACCGACCTCAACTCGGACGGGCGCTATAAGGATCTCTTGTATGTGGACGGCGGCGTCTCCACTCAGTCGACCGGCCATTTGCGGATGCAGGGCAACCAGGTGTTCCGCCACGCGGTGGAGAAACTCGCCTCTACCGCGAACACCGCGCTGGACAAGGCCGGGCTGGCGGCCGCGGATGTGGATTGGATCGTGCCGCATCAGGCCAATATCCGCATCATCCAGGGCACCGCCAAGAAAATGGGGCTCAGCATGGACAACGTGGTGGTAACCGTGCAGGATCACGGCAACACCTCTGCCGCCTCTATTCCGCTGGCCCTGTCCGTCGGCAAAGAGCGCGGCCAGATCAAAGAAGGCGATCTGATTGTGACCGAAGCCATCGGCGGCGGCCTCGCCTGGGGTGCCGTTGTGGTGCGCTGGTAA
- a CDS encoding sugar O-acetyltransferase, whose product MRKTERQKMQAGEWYCCQDSELGVLQHQARVAVHQHNTTPPDPAAQLSPPLAALFAAHGENCLVEAPFHCAYGINITLGCNVYMNAGCTILDTAPVTIGDGAMLGPNVQIYCAQHHKDRALRAQGLEIARPVTLGTDVWIGGGAILLPGVTIGDGAIVGAGAVVTRDVAAGKTVTGNPARPRRL is encoded by the coding sequence ATGCGCAAAACCGAACGGCAGAAAATGCAGGCTGGCGAATGGTACTGTTGCCAGGACAGCGAACTTGGGGTGTTGCAGCACCAGGCCCGCGTTGCGGTGCATCAGCACAACACCACCCCGCCTGATCCCGCCGCGCAGCTCAGCCCGCCGCTGGCCGCTCTCTTTGCCGCCCACGGCGAAAACTGCCTGGTTGAGGCCCCCTTCCACTGCGCCTATGGCATCAACATCACCCTGGGCTGCAACGTCTACATGAACGCGGGCTGCACCATTCTGGACACCGCGCCGGTCACCATCGGCGACGGCGCCATGCTGGGGCCGAATGTGCAGATCTACTGCGCCCAGCACCACAAGGACAGGGCATTACGGGCGCAAGGGCTGGAGATCGCCCGCCCCGTTACTCTGGGCACGGACGTCTGGATCGGCGGCGGCGCAATCCTCCTGCCGGGTGTCACAATCGGCGACGGCGCCATCGTCGGCGCCGGGGCGGTAGTGACCAGGGATGTGGCTGCAGGCAAAACGGTGACAGGCAATCCCGCCCGCCCCCGGCGCCTGTAA
- a CDS encoding anhydro-N-acetylmuramic acid kinase, producing MSRAIAKSGPVRALGAMSGTSLDGVDAAVVVTDGERIHGFGESSYREYTEAERSVLRAGLGKWTGPEVEAAAGVCDAAHAAALAEFEDVEIIGFHGQTLAHAPRLQGTLQVGDGAALAERLGKPVVWDFRSDDVSMGGEGAPLAPFFHFACAKYIGAERPLCFLNLGGVGNLTYVDPRFERPEGPGALLAFDTGPANAPVNDLVQERLGIPWDADGKVARSGTVETGALELFLAEPYFARMPPKSLDRNDFAEMVGLVNELSDADAAATLIAMCAASVAQGMEHCPEPPEAVLVTGGGRHNPVLMQMLRVSLDCAVKPVEDAGLDGDMLEAQAFAHLAVRVARGMATSCPGTTGVRACVGGGVVSVPGA from the coding sequence ATGAGCAGGGCCATAGCAAAATCAGGTCCGGTGCGGGCGCTGGGGGCGATGAGCGGCACTTCGCTGGACGGGGTGGATGCAGCGGTTGTGGTGACCGATGGCGAGCGTATCCACGGGTTCGGCGAGAGCAGTTACCGCGAGTATACCGAAGCCGAGCGCAGCGTGCTGCGGGCCGGGCTGGGCAAATGGACCGGACCGGAGGTCGAAGCGGCTGCCGGGGTTTGCGATGCGGCCCATGCGGCGGCGCTGGCAGAATTCGAGGACGTGGAGATCATCGGCTTTCACGGCCAGACCCTGGCCCATGCGCCGCGGCTGCAGGGTACGCTGCAGGTGGGCGATGGCGCGGCTTTGGCCGAACGCCTGGGCAAGCCGGTGGTCTGGGATTTCCGTTCAGACGATGTGTCGATGGGCGGCGAGGGCGCGCCGCTGGCGCCGTTTTTTCACTTTGCCTGCGCCAAATACATCGGCGCCGAACGGCCGCTGTGTTTCCTGAACCTGGGCGGGGTTGGCAATCTTACCTATGTGGATCCGCGGTTTGAGCGGCCCGAGGGACCCGGCGCGCTGCTGGCGTTTGACACCGGCCCGGCCAATGCGCCGGTTAATGATCTGGTGCAGGAGCGGCTTGGCATTCCCTGGGATGCGGATGGCAAGGTGGCGCGCTCCGGCACCGTGGAAACCGGTGCGCTGGAGCTGTTCCTGGCCGAGCCGTATTTTGCAAGGATGCCTCCCAAGTCGCTGGACCGGAACGATTTTGCCGAGATGGTCGGGCTGGTCAATGAGCTGAGCGATGCGGATGCGGCGGCGACACTGATCGCCATGTGCGCAGCCTCGGTGGCGCAGGGGATGGAGCATTGCCCGGAGCCGCCGGAGGCAGTGCTGGTCACTGGCGGCGGGCGGCACAACCCGGTGCTGATGCAGATGCTGCGGGTGTCGCTGGATTGTGCGGTGAAACCGGTTGAGGACGCAGGCCTGGACGGCGACATGCTGGAGGCGCAGGCCTTTGCCCATCTGGCGGTGCGGGTGGCGCGGGGGATGGCGACGTCCTGCCCTGGCACCACCGGCGTGCGGGCCTGCGTCGGCGGCGGGGTGGTGAGCGTGCCGGGGGCGTGA
- a CDS encoding ABC-F family ATP-binding cassette domain-containing protein, with product MARIPLLQMSGISLTFGGDPVFSDLDLVVQPGDRVALVGRNGSGKSTLMKVMAGIVEADKGAIVVPPGKSVGYMEQDPQMTGFATLGDFAASALDPGEMYKVERAGEGLKFDPARPVETASGGERRRAALAKLMAEAPDLMLLDEPTNHLDIEAITWLENELKATRAGFVLISHDRAFLRALTKATLWVDRGAVRRQEKGFEAFEAWRDKLWEEEDQQRHKLNRLIKSESRWAVEGISARRKRNMGRVRALQDLKSERSNQIKRQGAAEMALDSGPKSGRKVIEAEGLGKAFGGKQIVQDFSLKVQRGDRVAFVGPNGAGKTTLLKMLLGLEEPDTGSVKLGTNLELALFDQTRDQLDGNATLWENLTADPLLGVSGKADQVMVRGQPKHVVGYLKEFLFDEAQARAPVRSLSGGEKARLLLARLLARSSNLLVLDEPTNDLDVETLDLLQELLDNYDGTVLLVSHDRDFLDRVATTTIAMEGDGKATAYAGGWSDYLAQRGPLDIAEKSEKVKVAKPKPKQESPPKDGLSFKEKHRLEALPGEIERLEAEIGKLQELMADPALFTREPVKFRKATEALVERQEKLAAAEEEWLLLEEKAEG from the coding sequence ATGGCACGTATTCCTCTTTTGCAGATGTCCGGTATTTCCCTCACCTTTGGGGGCGATCCGGTTTTTTCCGATCTCGATCTGGTGGTTCAGCCCGGCGACCGCGTTGCCCTGGTGGGCCGCAACGGGTCGGGGAAATCCACGCTGATGAAGGTGATGGCGGGGATTGTTGAAGCGGATAAGGGCGCAATTGTGGTGCCGCCGGGTAAATCGGTGGGCTATATGGAGCAGGATCCGCAGATGACGGGTTTTGCGACGCTGGGCGATTTTGCCGCCAGCGCGCTGGATCCTGGCGAGATGTACAAGGTGGAGCGCGCGGGCGAAGGGTTGAAGTTCGATCCGGCGCGTCCCGTTGAAACCGCATCCGGCGGTGAACGGCGCCGCGCCGCATTGGCCAAGCTGATGGCCGAGGCGCCGGATCTGATGCTGCTGGACGAGCCGACCAACCATCTGGATATCGAAGCGATCACCTGGCTGGAGAATGAGCTGAAGGCGACCCGCGCGGGTTTTGTGCTGATCAGCCACGACCGGGCGTTTTTGCGGGCGCTGACGAAGGCGACGCTGTGGGTGGACCGCGGCGCGGTGCGCCGGCAGGAAAAGGGGTTTGAGGCCTTTGAAGCCTGGCGCGACAAGCTGTGGGAGGAAGAAGACCAGCAGCGGCACAAGCTGAACCGGCTGATCAAATCCGAAAGCCGCTGGGCGGTGGAGGGGATTTCCGCCCGCCGCAAGCGCAACATGGGCCGGGTGCGGGCGCTGCAGGATCTGAAATCCGAACGCAGCAACCAGATCAAGCGCCAGGGCGCAGCTGAGATGGCGTTGGATTCGGGGCCGAAATCGGGCCGCAAGGTGATTGAGGCCGAGGGGCTGGGCAAGGCCTTTGGCGGTAAGCAGATCGTGCAGGACTTCTCGCTGAAGGTGCAGCGCGGCGACCGGGTGGCTTTTGTCGGGCCCAATGGCGCAGGCAAGACCACGCTGTTGAAGATGCTGCTGGGGCTGGAAGAGCCGGATACGGGGTCGGTGAAGCTGGGCACCAATCTGGAGCTGGCGCTGTTCGATCAGACGCGGGATCAATTGGATGGCAATGCGACCCTGTGGGAGAATCTGACCGCAGATCCCCTGCTGGGGGTTTCCGGCAAGGCGGATCAGGTGATGGTGCGCGGGCAGCCGAAACATGTGGTGGGCTATCTGAAGGAGTTTCTGTTTGATGAAGCCCAGGCGCGTGCCCCGGTTCGGTCTTTGTCGGGCGGCGAGAAGGCGCGGCTGCTTTTGGCGCGGCTGCTGGCGCGGTCCTCGAACCTTCTGGTTCTGGATGAACCGACCAACGACCTGGATGTGGAGACGCTGGATCTCTTGCAGGAGCTGCTCGATAATTACGACGGCACCGTGCTGCTGGTGAGCCATGACCGGGATTTTCTGGACCGGGTGGCGACCACCACCATTGCGATGGAAGGCGACGGCAAGGCCACGGCTTATGCCGGCGGATGGAGCGACTACCTGGCGCAGCGCGGGCCGCTGGACATTGCGGAAAAGTCTGAGAAGGTGAAGGTTGCGAAGCCGAAGCCCAAGCAGGAAAGTCCGCCCAAGGACGGGCTGAGCTTTAAGGAAAAGCACCGGCTGGAGGCGCTGCCGGGAGAGATTGAGCGGCTGGAAGCGGAGATCGGCAAACTGCAGGAATTGATGGCGGATCCAGCGCTGTTCACCCGCGAGCCGGTCAAGTTCAGGAAAGCGACCGAAGCGCTGGTGGAGCGGCAGGAAAAGCTGGCGGCGGCTGAGGAAGAATGGTTGCTGCTGGAGGAAAAAGCCGAGGGCTGA
- the tyrS gene encoding tyrosine--tRNA ligase, protein MTYTPKSDFVAVMMERGFLADCTDYQGLDDALISGVRPAYIGFDATAKSLHVGSLIQIMMLRWFQKTGHQPITLMGGGTTKVGDPSFRADERPLLTEAQIDDNIAGIKKVFSAYIDYDTDAPNKALMLNNAEWLDSLNYLEFLRDIGRHFSVNRMLAFESVKSRLDREQSLSFLEFNYMILQAYDFMELNNRYGCILQMGGSDQWGNIVNGIDLTRRTIDHEVYGLTSPLLTTSDGKKMGKSQDGAVWLNAEMRSPYEFWQFWRNTTDADVGRFLKLYTELPVDECDRLGALAGSEVNAAKVILANEVTTLLHGAGAAAAAEATAREVFEKGGVGDDLPTLSLTPADLGDGISIVQLIVKSGLAKSGKDAKRLISENGAKIDDQPLTDAGLMIDAGALSSPIKLSAGKKRHALVRLDG, encoded by the coding sequence ATGACCTACACACCGAAATCGGATTTCGTCGCAGTCATGATGGAACGCGGGTTCCTCGCGGACTGCACCGATTATCAGGGGCTGGATGACGCCCTGATCAGCGGTGTGCGCCCGGCCTATATCGGCTTTGACGCGACTGCAAAATCCTTGCACGTCGGCTCGCTGATCCAGATCATGATGCTGCGCTGGTTCCAGAAGACCGGCCACCAGCCGATCACCTTGATGGGCGGCGGCACCACCAAGGTGGGCGACCCCTCCTTTCGTGCCGATGAACGCCCGCTGCTGACCGAAGCCCAGATCGACGACAATATCGCCGGCATCAAGAAGGTGTTCTCGGCCTACATCGACTACGACACCGATGCGCCGAACAAGGCGCTGATGCTGAACAACGCCGAATGGCTGGACAGCTTGAACTACCTGGAATTCCTGCGCGACATCGGCCGCCATTTCTCGGTGAACCGGATGCTGGCATTCGAAAGCGTCAAATCACGCCTTGACCGCGAGCAGTCGCTCAGCTTCCTCGAGTTCAACTACATGATCCTGCAGGCCTATGATTTCATGGAGCTGAACAACCGCTACGGCTGCATCCTGCAGATGGGCGGCTCGGATCAATGGGGCAATATCGTCAACGGTATCGACCTCACCCGCCGCACCATCGACCATGAGGTCTATGGCCTGACTTCACCGCTGCTGACCACTTCGGACGGCAAGAAGATGGGCAAGTCGCAGGACGGCGCGGTCTGGTTGAATGCCGAAATGCGCAGCCCATACGAGTTCTGGCAATTCTGGCGCAACACCACCGATGCCGACGTGGGCCGGTTCCTGAAGCTTTATACCGAGCTGCCGGTTGATGAGTGCGACCGCCTGGGCGCGCTGGCCGGATCTGAAGTCAATGCTGCCAAGGTGATCCTGGCGAATGAAGTGACCACGCTGCTGCACGGTGCCGGGGCCGCCGCGGCAGCAGAAGCCACCGCCCGCGAAGTGTTTGAGAAGGGCGGTGTGGGCGACGACCTCCCGACCCTGTCGCTCACTCCGGCGGATCTGGGTGACGGGATTTCCATTGTGCAGCTGATCGTGAAATCCGGCCTCGCCAAATCCGGCAAGGACGCCAAACGGCTGATTTCCGAGAACGGTGCCAAAATCGACGACCAGCCGCTGACCGATGCCGGCCTGATGATCGACGCAGGCGCGCTCTCCTCGCCAATCAAACTGAGCGCCGGCAAAAAACGCCACGCTCTGGTGCGGCTGGACGGCTGA
- a CDS encoding outer membrane protein assembly factor BamE yields MVAKAFHFKSVMRGAVFAAAGLALAACSSVYRKHGYVPTPDQLAEVVPGIDTRDSVAESVGIPSSTGVLNDSGYYYVATRFRHYGAAAPKPVARDLVAISFDTAGVVQGIERFSLEDGKVVPLERRVTSSSVQDNTFLRQLLGSLGNFGPDQFLQDQ; encoded by the coding sequence ATGGTTGCTAAGGCATTTCACTTTAAGTCCGTTATGCGCGGGGCGGTTTTTGCCGCGGCGGGGCTGGCACTGGCGGCCTGTTCGTCGGTTTACCGCAAGCACGGGTATGTGCCCACGCCGGACCAGCTGGCCGAAGTGGTGCCGGGGATCGATACCCGGGATTCGGTGGCCGAAAGCGTCGGTATCCCGTCCTCGACCGGGGTGCTGAACGACAGCGGTTATTATTACGTGGCGACCCGGTTCCGCCACTATGGCGCCGCAGCCCCGAAACCGGTGGCGCGCGATCTGGTTGCGATCAGCTTTGACACCGCCGGAGTGGTGCAGGGGATTGAGCGGTTCAGCCTGGAAGACGGCAAAGTGGTGCCGCTGGAACGCCGGGTGACCAGTTCCAGCGTGCAGGACAACACGTTCCTGCGCCAGCTGCTGGGCAGCCTGGGCAACTTCGGTCCCGATCAGTTCCTGCAGGACCAGTAA
- the plsX gene encoding phosphate acyltransferase PlsX — protein sequence MTGKPDQNQAKAGRITISVDAMGGDAGPAVVVAGIAMSADKNPDIGFILHGPAEQLKPLVAKKRILEGRVEIRDVRDVVTMEDKPSQVMRNGKGTSMWSALDAVKNGEAGGAVSCGNTGALMALSMLRLRKLPGVNRPAIAILWPSLNPQGFNVMLDVGADVKADAEDLLQYALMGTSYVRNSMDIACPRVGLLNVGTEEHKGSAVLKEAHALIAENAAQSNYEFTGFVEGSDIPGDTADVIVTDGFTGNVAIKTGEGTARVMRTALREAFEFSFLSKIAALLAMTSLKRLSKRMDPRRVNGGVFLGLNGTVVKSHGGADAMGVSAAVKLAFRLAEHGFAEKLAARVASAGAHTQDDTAPRETRAATEKD from the coding sequence ATGACGGGTAAACCCGATCAAAATCAGGCAAAAGCCGGCCGCATCACCATTTCTGTTGACGCCATGGGCGGAGACGCCGGCCCCGCTGTTGTGGTGGCCGGCATTGCCATGTCGGCGGATAAGAATCCCGATATCGGGTTCATCCTGCACGGCCCCGCCGAACAGCTGAAACCACTGGTCGCCAAAAAACGCATCCTTGAAGGCCGGGTTGAGATTCGCGACGTCCGCGACGTTGTCACCATGGAGGACAAACCCTCTCAGGTGATGCGCAACGGCAAGGGCACCTCGATGTGGTCGGCCCTGGATGCGGTCAAGAACGGCGAAGCGGGCGGCGCTGTATCCTGCGGCAACACCGGCGCGCTGATGGCGCTGTCGATGCTGCGCCTGCGCAAGCTGCCGGGGGTTAACCGGCCTGCCATTGCCATCCTGTGGCCGTCGCTGAACCCGCAGGGCTTCAACGTGATGCTGGATGTCGGCGCCGACGTGAAGGCGGATGCCGAGGACCTGCTGCAATACGCGCTGATGGGCACCTCATACGTGCGCAATTCCATGGACATTGCCTGCCCGCGGGTCGGCTTGCTGAACGTGGGCACCGAAGAGCACAAGGGCAGCGCCGTGCTGAAAGAGGCCCACGCGCTGATTGCGGAGAACGCCGCACAGTCCAATTATGAATTCACCGGCTTTGTCGAAGGCAGCGATATTCCCGGTGATACCGCAGATGTGATCGTCACCGACGGCTTTACCGGCAATGTGGCGATCAAGACTGGCGAAGGCACCGCGCGGGTAATGCGCACCGCCTTGCGGGAAGCCTTTGAATTTTCGTTTTTGTCCAAGATTGCCGCCCTTCTGGCGATGACCTCTTTGAAAAGACTGTCCAAACGGATGGATCCGCGCCGGGTCAACGGCGGCGTGTTCCTGGGGCTCAATGGCACTGTGGTCAAATCCCACGGCGGCGCCGATGCCATGGGGGTTTCCGCTGCGGTCAAGCTGGCGTTCCGCCTGGCAGAGCATGGATTCGCCGAAAAGCTGGCGGCACGGGTTGCATCTGCCGGTGCGCATACCCAAGATGATACTGCCCCCCGCGAGACGCGGGCGGCCACCGAAAAAGATTAA
- a CDS encoding SDR family NAD(P)-dependent oxidoreductase: MKLADTAAIVTGAASGLGEATARYFAGQGAQVTILDRDAGRGTRVAEEIGGHFAQTDVTSEDSVSAAIAHAAGKMGKITACVNCAGIAIGAKTVGKDGAHPLDAYKRTIDINLVGTFNVARLAAVEIAKNTPDADGARGVIINTASIAAFEGQKGQAAYAASKGGVAGMCLPMARDLASSGIRVMTIAPGIFMTPMLAGLPEEVQQQLAADVPNPARLGDPREYGRLAGFIVEMGYLNGEVIRIDGALRMR, from the coding sequence ATGAAACTTGCAGACACCGCTGCCATTGTCACCGGCGCCGCCTCGGGCCTGGGCGAGGCCACCGCCCGCTACTTTGCCGGCCAAGGCGCCCAGGTGACAATCCTGGACCGCGACGCCGGCCGCGGAACCCGAGTTGCGGAAGAAATCGGCGGGCATTTCGCCCAGACCGACGTCACCAGCGAAGACTCGGTCTCCGCCGCCATCGCCCACGCCGCCGGGAAGATGGGCAAGATCACCGCTTGCGTGAACTGCGCCGGCATCGCCATCGGTGCTAAGACCGTCGGCAAGGACGGCGCGCATCCGCTGGACGCCTACAAGCGCACCATTGACATCAATCTGGTCGGCACTTTCAACGTGGCGCGCCTCGCCGCCGTGGAAATCGCCAAGAACACTCCGGACGCTGACGGCGCCCGCGGGGTGATCATCAACACCGCCTCGATCGCCGCCTTTGAAGGCCAAAAGGGCCAGGCGGCTTATGCGGCCTCCAAGGGCGGCGTGGCCGGCATGTGCCTGCCGATGGCGCGTGATCTGGCCTCTTCGGGCATCCGCGTGATGACCATCGCGCCCGGCATTTTCATGACGCCGATGCTGGCCGGCCTGCCGGAAGAAGTGCAGCAGCAATTGGCGGCAGATGTGCCCAACCCCGCCCGCCTGGGCGATCCCCGCGAATACGGCCGCCTCGCGGGCTTTATCGTCGAAATGGGCTACCTCAACGGCGAAGTCATCCGCATTGACGGCGCCCTGCGCATGCGCTGA
- the rpmF gene encoding 50S ribosomal protein L32, which translates to MAVQQNKVSKSRRNNRRAHDALVAANPNECGNCGELKRPHHVCPSCGHYDDKEIVAAADEIEIDEDAA; encoded by the coding sequence ATGGCCGTCCAACAGAATAAAGTATCCAAATCGCGCCGCAACAACCGCCGCGCGCACGATGCACTGGTTGCTGCAAACCCGAACGAATGCGGCAACTGCGGCGAGCTGAAGCGCCCGCACCACGTATGCCCCTCCTGCGGCCATTATGACGACAAAGAAATCGTCGCAGCGGCTGACGAGATCGAGATCGACGAAGACGCGGCATAA